In a genomic window of Erigeron canadensis isolate Cc75 chromosome 5, C_canadensis_v1, whole genome shotgun sequence:
- the LOC122602257 gene encoding vacuolar iron transporter homolog 4-like, which produces MATTTIDNTGVHPTIKQSLDVENQRTQISTEVTFDYAKRAQWLRAALLGANDGLLSTATIMMGVGAVSKDIKTMILSGIATMVGGACSMAIGEFVSVYSQYDIEMSQFKREIKNGWINHDELENKKNGLPSPTKAALASASAFALGAAVPLLAASFISNYHVRLAVVVVVVSMALVGFGVLSAVLGRAPMVKPTLRILIGGWVAMGVTFGLTKAVGSSGLVNI; this is translated from the coding sequence ATGGCAACCACCACCATTGACAACACCGGCGTCCACCCAACCATTAAACAAAGCCTAGATGTCGAAAACCAACGTACCCAAATATCCACTGAAGTAACATTTGATTATGCCAAAAGAGCTCAATGGTTGAGAGCCGCTCTTTTAGGTGCTAATGATGGCCTACTCTCCACCGCAACCATAATGATGGGCGTAGGTGCGGTAAGTAAAGATATTAAGACCATGATTCTCTCTGGGATCGCCACGATGGTCGGTGGTGCTTGTAGCATGGCCATAGGGGAGTTTGTCTCGGTTTACTCCCAATATGACATTGAAATGTCACAATTTAAAAGAGAAATAAAGAATGGTTGGATCAATCACGACGAActtgaaaacaagaaaaatggGCTACCTAGCCCAACAAAGGCCGCCCTAGCGTCAGCATCTGCATTTGCATTGGGGGCGGCCGTGCCACTACTTGCAGCCTCATTTATAAGTAACTATCACGTGAGGCTGGctgtggtagtggtggtggtaagCATGGCGCTAGTAGGGTTCGGTGTGCTGAGTGCGGTGCTAGGGAGGGCTCCCATGGTTAAGCCAACGCTTAGAATATTGATTGGAGGGTGGGTGGCTATGGGTGTCACCTTTGGATTAACCAAAGCAGTAGGTTCTAGTGGTTTggttaatatttaa